A single genomic interval of Bradyrhizobium sp. sBnM-33 harbors:
- a CDS encoding TRAP transporter large permease subunit: MTGVELLGLVMLLVMLGAIFIGLPISFTLLFLALIFGYVGMGERVFNLAYLQTIGLMKQDELVAVPMFILMGFICDQAGLMERLFKAFRDLFAPINGALYVVVILTATLFGIAAGTVGATVTLLGIMAGPMMIRAGYDVRMSAGAIAAGGTLGILIPPSVMLVVMAPVLDISIIDLYAAAFGPGFLLSAMFIAYTLIRSHFNPKLGPPVPIEDRPDSMRIVLWECLVGLVPIAVLTILTLGAILAGITTAAEAAAFGALGSIVLVIAYGRFSWRGLLDACYGTLATTSMVLLLAVASNVFGSVFSWLGTATWMTNALLASPLPAWGTMSLLLGLIFLLGWPFEWPAIVFIFLPMLAPVAKGLGYDMVWFGCLVAVVLQTAFLSPPVAMSAYYLKQVVKEWNLRLIYRGMADFMVIQCVCVVLVLAFPAIAMWFPQWLQARRMAARTAQIEHVAPPPNAAATLDGPRVAIRNF, from the coding sequence ATGACGGGAGTCGAACTTCTCGGACTTGTCATGCTCCTGGTGATGCTGGGAGCGATTTTCATCGGCCTTCCGATCAGCTTCACGCTGCTGTTTCTGGCGCTGATATTCGGCTACGTCGGCATGGGCGAGCGGGTGTTCAATCTCGCCTACCTGCAGACCATTGGCCTCATGAAGCAGGACGAACTCGTCGCAGTTCCGATGTTCATTCTGATGGGGTTCATCTGCGATCAGGCCGGACTGATGGAGCGACTATTCAAGGCGTTCCGCGACCTGTTTGCACCGATTAATGGCGCGCTCTACGTGGTCGTCATCCTCACCGCGACGCTGTTCGGCATCGCCGCCGGAACCGTCGGCGCGACGGTTACACTCCTAGGCATCATGGCTGGGCCGATGATGATCCGGGCGGGTTATGACGTGCGCATGTCGGCCGGCGCAATTGCGGCCGGCGGCACACTCGGCATCCTGATCCCACCGTCGGTGATGCTGGTCGTCATGGCGCCCGTGCTGGATATCTCGATTATCGATCTTTATGCGGCCGCCTTCGGCCCGGGCTTCCTCCTGTCCGCCATGTTCATCGCCTACACCCTGATACGCTCTCACTTCAATCCGAAGCTCGGCCCGCCCGTGCCGATCGAGGACCGGCCCGACTCGATGCGGATCGTGCTATGGGAATGTCTGGTCGGTCTTGTGCCGATTGCAGTACTGACGATCCTTACGCTCGGTGCCATCCTCGCCGGAATCACAACGGCCGCAGAGGCGGCAGCGTTTGGCGCACTGGGGTCAATCGTCCTCGTCATTGCCTACGGGCGGTTCTCGTGGCGCGGGTTGCTGGATGCTTGCTACGGCACACTTGCAACGACCAGCATGGTGCTCCTCCTCGCGGTAGCCTCCAACGTGTTCGGTTCAGTCTTCTCCTGGCTCGGCACCGCAACCTGGATGACCAATGCCTTGCTGGCCTCGCCGTTGCCGGCCTGGGGCACGATGTCCCTGCTGCTGGGCCTGATATTCCTGCTCGGCTGGCCATTCGAATGGCCGGCCATCGTGTTCATCTTCCTACCGATGCTGGCGCCGGTGGCCAAGGGCCTCGGCTACGACATGGTTTGGTTCGGTTGCCTCGTCGCGGTCGTGCTGCAAACCGCCTTCCTCTCTCCGCCGGTCGCCATGTCGGCCTACTATCTCAAGCAGGTCGTCAAGGAATGGAACCTGAGGCTGATCTACCGGGGCATGGCCGACTTCATGGTTATCCAGTGCGTCTGCGTGGTCCTGGTGCTGGCCTTCCCTGCGATCGCGATGTGGTTCCCGCAATGGCTGCAGGCGCGCAGGATGGCAGCGCGTACCGCACAGATCGAGCACGTCGCGCCGCCGCCGAATGCGGCCGCGACGCTCGATGGCCCGCGCGTTGCGATCCGGAATTTCTGA
- a CDS encoding protein adenylyltransferase SelO, with product MTIHFPFQNTYSALPANFFARVAPTPVAAPRLIKLNRALAVHLGIDPDVLESPEGAEILAGKRLPEGADPIAMAYAGHQFGQFVPQLGDGRAILLGEVIDKDGVRRDIQLKGSGPTPFSRRGDGRAALGPVLREYIVSEAMFALGIPTTRSLAAVITGENVMRETMLPGAVLTRVAASHVRVGTFQFFAARGDTDGVRKLADHVIARHYPDVAEAERPYHALLEGVVARQADLVARWLLVGFIHGVMNTDNTSISGETIDYGPCAFMDEYNPAQVFSSIDEMGRYAYANQPRIALWNLTRLAECLLPLFADEQDKAIEQAQFILGEFADKFTAAYQSGLRKKIGLFTARDGDEALIQDLLDAMAKNTADFTLTFRRLADAAGDPAENKVRDQFTDPAAYDEWAARWRQRLADEPQSAAERQAAMRSVNPAFIPRNHRVEAVIAAAVNNDYTPFEELLTVLSKPYEDQPEFAAYADPPLPDQRVLRTFCGT from the coding sequence ATGACCATTCATTTCCCATTCCAGAACACCTATTCGGCGTTGCCGGCGAACTTTTTCGCCCGCGTGGCCCCTACCCCGGTCGCCGCCCCGCGGCTGATCAAGCTGAACCGGGCGCTGGCCGTCCACCTTGGTATCGATCCCGATGTGCTGGAGAGTCCCGAAGGGGCGGAAATCCTCGCCGGCAAGCGCCTGCCCGAGGGCGCCGACCCGATCGCCATGGCCTATGCCGGCCACCAGTTCGGCCAGTTCGTGCCCCAGCTCGGCGATGGCCGCGCCATCCTGCTCGGCGAAGTCATCGACAAGGACGGCGTCCGCCGCGACATCCAGCTCAAGGGCAGCGGGCCTACGCCATTTTCGCGCCGGGGCGACGGCCGCGCCGCGCTTGGACCGGTCTTGCGCGAATACATCGTGAGCGAGGCGATGTTTGCGCTCGGCATTCCCACCACCCGCTCACTCGCCGCCGTGATCACCGGCGAGAATGTCATGCGCGAGACCATGCTGCCCGGCGCGGTGCTCACGCGTGTCGCCGCCAGTCACGTCCGTGTCGGCACCTTCCAGTTCTTCGCAGCGCGCGGCGATACCGACGGCGTGCGCAAGCTCGCCGACCACGTCATCGCGCGGCACTATCCTGATGTCGCCGAGGCCGAGCGTCCCTATCACGCGCTGCTCGAAGGCGTCGTCGCCCGCCAAGCCGATCTGGTCGCCCGCTGGCTTCTGGTCGGCTTCATCCATGGCGTCATGAACACCGACAATACCTCGATCTCGGGCGAGACCATCGACTACGGCCCGTGCGCGTTCATGGACGAATACAACCCCGCGCAGGTGTTCTCCTCGATCGACGAGATGGGCCGCTACGCCTACGCCAACCAGCCGCGCATCGCGCTGTGGAATCTGACGCGGCTCGCCGAATGCTTGCTGCCGCTGTTTGCCGACGAGCAAGACAAGGCGATCGAACAGGCGCAGTTCATCCTCGGCGAATTCGCCGACAAATTCACCGCCGCCTATCAGTCAGGCCTGCGCAAAAAGATCGGCCTGTTCACCGCGCGCGACGGCGATGAAGCCTTGATCCAGGACCTGCTCGACGCCATGGCGAAGAACACCGCCGACTTCACCCTCACCTTCCGTCGCCTCGCTGATGCTGCGGGTGATCCCGCCGAGAACAAGGTGCGCGATCAGTTCACCGATCCCGCCGCGTACGACGAGTGGGCCGCACGCTGGCGCCAACGCCTCGCCGACGAGCCGCAATCCGCCGCCGAGCGGCAGGCCGCAATGCGCTCGGTGAATCCGGCGTTCATCCCGCGCAACCATCGCGTCGAAGCCGTAATCGCCGCCGCCGTGAACAACGACTATACGCCGTTCGAGGAATTGCTGACGGTGCTGTCGAAGCCGTACGAGGATCAGCCCGAGTTCGCGGCCTACGCCGATCCGCCACTACCGGACCAACGCGTGCTGCGGACATTCTGCGGGACGTAA
- the aspS gene encoding aspartate--tRNA ligase produces MHRYRSHTCGALRESDIGQTARLSGWCHRIRDHGGVLFIDLRDHYGITQCVADPDSPAFKDVEKFRSEWVVRIDGKVRRRPEGTDNLELPTGKVEVYVSEIEVLGPAGELPLPVFGEQEYPEDIRLKYRFLDLRREKLHQNIMTRGAIVDSMRRRMKEQGFFEFQTPILTASSPEGARDFLVPSRIHPGKFYALPQAPQQYKQLLMMSGFDRYFQIAPCFRDEDPRADRLPGEFYQLDVEMSFVTQEDVFAAMEPVVTGVFEEFAKGKPVTKGWPRIPFAEALRKYGTDKPDLRNPIVMQDVSEHFRGSGFKVFARMLEDPKNQVWAIPGPTGGSRAFCDRMNSWAQGEGQPGLGYIMWREGGEGAGPLANNIGAERTAAIRGQLGMKEGDAAFFVAGDPEKFWKFSGLARTKVGEELNLIDKDRFELAWIVDFPMYEYNEEDKKVDFSHNPFSMPQGGLDALNGQDPLTIKAFQYDITCNGYEIASGGIRNHKPEAMVKAFEIAGYGEKDVVERFGGMYRAFQYGAPPHGGMAAGVDRIVMLLCGTTNLREISLFPMNQQAVDLLMGAPSEVTTKQLRELHIRLNLPDKG; encoded by the coding sequence ATGCATCGCTACCGGTCACATACATGCGGCGCGCTCCGCGAGAGCGACATCGGGCAAACTGCCCGTCTTTCCGGCTGGTGCCACCGTATCCGCGACCATGGCGGCGTGCTGTTCATCGATTTGCGCGACCATTACGGCATCACCCAATGCGTGGCCGACCCGGATTCGCCGGCGTTCAAGGACGTGGAAAAGTTCCGCTCGGAATGGGTGGTGCGGATCGACGGCAAGGTGCGCCGCCGCCCTGAAGGCACCGACAATCTGGAACTGCCGACCGGGAAGGTCGAGGTTTACGTCAGCGAGATCGAGGTGCTGGGTCCGGCCGGCGAATTGCCGCTGCCGGTGTTCGGCGAGCAGGAATATCCTGAAGACATCAGGCTCAAGTACCGCTTCCTCGACCTTCGTCGCGAGAAGCTGCACCAGAACATCATGACCCGCGGCGCCATCGTCGATTCCATGCGCCGGCGGATGAAGGAGCAGGGGTTCTTCGAGTTCCAGACCCCGATCCTGACGGCATCCTCGCCGGAAGGCGCGCGCGACTTTTTGGTGCCGTCGCGCATTCATCCGGGCAAGTTCTATGCGCTGCCGCAGGCACCGCAGCAGTACAAGCAGCTCCTGATGATGAGCGGCTTCGACCGCTACTTCCAGATCGCGCCGTGTTTTCGCGACGAGGACCCGCGCGCCGACCGCCTGCCGGGCGAGTTTTATCAGCTCGATGTCGAGATGAGCTTCGTCACGCAGGAGGACGTGTTTGCGGCGATGGAGCCTGTTGTCACCGGCGTGTTCGAGGAATTTGCCAAGGGCAAGCCGGTGACCAAAGGCTGGCCGCGGATTCCGTTTGCGGAAGCCTTACGCAAGTACGGCACCGACAAGCCGGACCTGCGCAACCCGATTGTGATGCAGGACGTCTCCGAACACTTCCGCGGCTCCGGCTTCAAGGTGTTCGCGCGGATGCTGGAAGACCCAAAAAACCAGGTCTGGGCGATTCCCGGACCAACCGGCGGTAGCCGCGCGTTCTGCGACCGCATGAACTCGTGGGCGCAGGGCGAGGGTCAGCCCGGCCTCGGCTACATCATGTGGCGCGAGGGCGGCGAGGGCGCGGGACCGCTCGCCAACAACATCGGCGCGGAGCGGACGGCTGCGATCCGGGGGCAGCTCGGCATGAAGGAGGGCGATGCCGCCTTCTTTGTTGCCGGCGACCCGGAAAAATTCTGGAAGTTTTCAGGTCTGGCCCGCACCAAGGTGGGCGAGGAATTGAACCTGATCGACAAGGACCGGTTCGAGCTTGCCTGGATCGTCGACTTCCCGATGTACGAGTACAACGAGGAAGACAAGAAGGTCGACTTCTCGCACAACCCGTTCTCGATGCCGCAGGGCGGCCTCGATGCACTTAACGGGCAGGATCCGCTGACCATCAAGGCGTTCCAGTACGACATCACCTGCAATGGCTACGAGATCGCCTCCGGCGGTATCCGCAACCACAAGCCGGAAGCGATGGTGAAGGCGTTCGAGATCGCGGGCTATGGCGAGAAGGATGTCGTCGAGCGTTTCGGCGGCATGTATCGCGCGTTCCAGTACGGCGCCCCGCCGCATGGCGGCATGGCGGCCGGCGTCGACCGCATCGTGATGCTGCTCTGCGGCACCACGAATTTGCGCGAAATCTCGCTGTTCCCGATGAACCAGCAGGCCGTGGACCTCCTGATGGGCGCGCCGTCGGAGGTCACCACAAAGCAGCTCCGCGAGCTTCACATCCGGCTCAATCTGCCGGACAAGGGATAG
- the rnd gene encoding ribonuclease D has product MDLITTTSDLAAACSRLAQHKVITVDTEFLRETTYYPLLCVVQMASADEAVVIDTLAPGIDLKPFFDLMGNEAVLKVFHAARQDIEIVWHQSGTIPHPIFDTQVAAMVLGYGDSIAYDQLVERVTGHRPDKTHRFTDWSRRPLTPEQMHYAISDVTHLRDVFAALDTDLKKRGRSDWVSEEMEVLTSPRTYDFHPERAWERLKSRVRKPKELAVLMEVAAWREQEAQSRDVPRSRVLKDDAVGDIATHAPTSLERLASLRSLPKGFDRSKWGSDIIAAVQRGLARDHSTLPKIEKPRGSSNGAATVELLKVLLRMTSERHAVASKVIATVDDLDQIAADDHADVAALHGWRRELFGEAALALKHGRLALAIEKGRVIRVDRA; this is encoded by the coding sequence ATGGATCTGATTACCACCACTTCCGACCTCGCCGCCGCCTGCTCCCGGCTCGCCCAACACAAGGTCATCACCGTCGATACCGAGTTCCTGCGGGAGACGACGTACTACCCCCTGCTCTGCGTCGTGCAGATGGCGAGCGCGGACGAAGCCGTCGTGATCGACACGCTGGCGCCCGGCATCGACCTCAAGCCGTTCTTCGATCTGATGGGCAACGAGGCGGTGCTGAAAGTATTCCACGCCGCCCGCCAGGATATCGAGATCGTCTGGCACCAGTCCGGCACCATTCCGCATCCGATCTTCGATACGCAAGTGGCCGCGATGGTGCTGGGCTATGGCGACAGCATCGCCTATGACCAGCTCGTCGAGCGCGTCACCGGCCACCGGCCGGACAAAACCCACCGTTTCACCGACTGGTCGCGCCGGCCGCTGACGCCGGAGCAGATGCATTACGCGATCTCCGACGTCACCCATTTGCGCGACGTCTTTGCCGCCCTCGATACCGATTTGAAGAAGCGCGGCCGCAGCGACTGGGTCAGCGAGGAGATGGAAGTCCTGACCTCGCCAAGGACCTACGATTTCCACCCCGAGCGCGCCTGGGAGCGGCTCAAGAGCCGGGTCCGCAAGCCGAAGGAGCTTGCGGTGCTGATGGAAGTCGCGGCCTGGCGCGAGCAGGAAGCGCAAAGCCGCGACGTGCCGCGCTCACGCGTGCTGAAGGACGACGCAGTCGGCGACATCGCGACCCACGCGCCGACCTCACTGGAGCGTCTCGCCAGCCTGCGCTCGCTGCCGAAAGGCTTTGACCGCTCCAAATGGGGCAGCGACATCATCGCCGCCGTGCAGCGCGGCCTCGCCCGCGATCACTCCACCTTGCCAAAGATCGAAAAACCGCGCGGCAGTTCGAATGGCGCCGCGACCGTCGAGCTCCTGAAAGTGCTGCTGCGGATGACGTCCGAACGCCACGCCGTCGCCAGCAAGGTGATCGCTACCGTCGACGATCTCGACCAGATCGCCGCCGACGACCATGCCGACGTCGCTGCATTACACGGCTGGCGCCGCGAATTGTTCGGCGAAGCGGCGCTGGCGCTGAAGCACGGCCGGCTGGCGCTCGCGATAGAAAAAGGCCGAGTTATCCGGGTCGACCGGGCGTAG
- a CDS encoding cold-shock protein, which produces MHKGTVKWFNPTKGYGFIKPAVGEKDVFVHISAVERAGLSTLNENQHIEYDLVENRGKTSAENLKVT; this is translated from the coding sequence ATGCACAAGGGCACCGTCAAGTGGTTCAACCCCACCAAGGGTTATGGGTTCATCAAGCCGGCGGTCGGCGAGAAGGACGTGTTCGTCCACATCTCGGCCGTCGAGCGTGCAGGACTCAGTACTCTCAACGAGAACCAGCACATCGAGTACGACCTTGTCGAAAACCGCGGCAAGACATCAGCGGAAAACCTCAAGGTCACCTAG
- a CDS encoding TRAP transporter small permease subunit, translating into MSADTSSASVPGDPGGEFPRAFYGIIRAIDGFTDVTGKLIALTMLFLMVTISYEVVMRYGFNAPTVWVYESSFMANGAAFMLGAAYALLKGAHVRTDIYWENYSERKKGVVDLISYLLFFYPAMITFMLISIDDALHSYDTGERSQESVWRAIMWPFRATIPLAALLLMIQGVSEVLKCWYQIQFGREFVHREKIEI; encoded by the coding sequence ATGTCGGCGGACACCAGCAGTGCTTCGGTGCCGGGCGATCCGGGCGGCGAATTCCCGCGCGCTTTTTACGGGATCATTCGGGCGATCGACGGCTTCACCGATGTGACCGGCAAGCTCATCGCTCTAACGATGCTGTTTTTGATGGTGACGATCTCGTACGAGGTCGTCATGCGCTACGGATTCAACGCGCCGACCGTTTGGGTTTATGAATCGAGCTTCATGGCCAATGGTGCGGCCTTCATGCTCGGAGCCGCATATGCGCTGTTGAAAGGCGCACACGTTCGCACCGACATCTATTGGGAGAATTACTCGGAGCGAAAAAAGGGCGTCGTCGACCTGATCTCCTATCTGCTGTTTTTCTATCCGGCCATGATCACGTTCATGCTGATCAGCATTGACGACGCCTTGCACTCCTATGACACCGGCGAACGATCGCAGGAAAGCGTTTGGCGCGCGATCATGTGGCCTTTCAGGGCCACGATCCCCTTGGCAGCCCTTCTTCTCATGATCCAGGGCGTGTCCGAGGTACTGAAGTGCTGGTACCAGATCCAGTTCGGGCGCGAGTTCGTCCACAGAGAAAAGATCGAGATATGA
- a CDS encoding NADP-dependent malic enzyme, with protein sequence MSSYSEDLRSAALAYHRLPRPGKLEIQATKPLANQRDLALAYSPGVAAACTEIANNPAEAASLTSRANLVAVVSNGTAVLGLGNIGPLASKPVMEGKAVLFKKFAGIDVFDIEIAADTIERVVETVAALEPTFGGINLEDIKGPECFEIEAQLKERMKIPVFHDDQHGTAIIVGAAIVNGLLLNGKKLPEVKIVCSGAGAAAIACLNLLVSMGAQRKNIWVCDIDGVVHEGRNTLMDRWKAVYAQKTSARVLADVIGGADIFLGLSAPNVLTSEMVKSMADQPLVMALANPTPEIMPDEARKARPDAMICTGRSDFPNQVNNVLCFPFIFRGALDVGATGINEEMKHAAVEAIAQLARDPPSDAVAQGFDSGETQGFGPGSLIPSPFDPRLILRIAPAVAKAAMESGVATRPITNFEEYTALLERFAFRSGLVMKPVFAKAKTQPVRVIYAEGEDQRVLRATQVVLEEKLARPILVGRPSVVEARIKRFGLSIKAGQDFDLVNPEDDPRYRSYVQTYIDVAGRRGVTPEAARTVVRTNNTVIAALAVVRGEADAMICGVEGRYMSHLRHVREIIGFLPGVSDFAALAMMITSKGSYFIADTQVRPNPSAEELAEVASLAATHVQRFNMKPRVAFVSHSDFGSYDTDSSRKMRRATALLKEKHPELEADGEMQGDTALSAAARKLVLPHSNLEGDANILIMPNLDTANVAYQMIKTLADALPVGPILIGPARPAHILTPGVTARGVLNMTAVAAVEAQERAGRQQPTLFG encoded by the coding sequence ATGTCGTCCTATTCTGAAGATCTGCGTTCTGCGGCGCTCGCGTATCATCGGCTGCCGCGGCCCGGTAAACTCGAGATCCAGGCGACCAAGCCGCTCGCCAACCAGCGCGACCTCGCGCTGGCCTATTCACCGGGCGTGGCGGCGGCCTGCACCGAGATCGCCAATAATCCGGCCGAAGCGGCGTCGCTGACTTCCCGCGCCAATCTCGTCGCCGTGGTCTCCAACGGTACCGCGGTCTTGGGGCTCGGCAATATCGGTCCCTTGGCGTCCAAGCCCGTGATGGAAGGCAAGGCGGTCCTGTTCAAGAAATTCGCCGGGATCGATGTGTTCGACATCGAGATCGCCGCCGACACTATCGAGCGCGTGGTCGAGACGGTAGCGGCGCTCGAGCCGACCTTCGGCGGCATCAATCTCGAGGACATCAAGGGACCGGAATGCTTTGAGATCGAGGCGCAGCTCAAGGAGCGCATGAAGATCCCGGTGTTCCACGACGACCAGCATGGCACGGCGATCATCGTAGGAGCCGCCATCGTTAATGGCTTGCTGTTGAACGGCAAGAAATTGCCCGAAGTGAAGATCGTCTGCTCCGGCGCTGGTGCTGCCGCGATCGCGTGCCTCAATCTGTTGGTATCGATGGGCGCACAGCGCAAGAACATCTGGGTCTGCGACATCGACGGCGTCGTGCATGAGGGGCGCAACACGCTGATGGACCGCTGGAAGGCGGTCTATGCGCAAAAAACGAGTGCGCGCGTGCTGGCTGACGTGATCGGCGGCGCGGATATTTTCTTAGGTTTGTCTGCGCCCAACGTGCTCACATCAGAGATGGTCAAGTCGATGGCTGACCAGCCGCTGGTGATGGCGCTGGCCAATCCGACCCCGGAAATCATGCCGGACGAAGCCAGGAAGGCGCGCCCCGACGCGATGATCTGCACCGGGCGTTCCGACTTTCCGAACCAGGTCAACAACGTCCTGTGCTTTCCGTTCATCTTCCGCGGCGCGCTCGACGTCGGCGCCACCGGGATCAACGAGGAAATGAAACATGCCGCCGTCGAAGCGATCGCGCAGCTCGCGCGCGATCCGCCGTCGGATGCGGTGGCGCAGGGTTTTGACAGTGGTGAGACGCAAGGCTTCGGCCCGGGCTCGCTGATCCCGAGCCCATTCGATCCGCGGCTGATCCTGCGCATCGCGCCGGCAGTGGCGAAGGCTGCGATGGAATCCGGCGTGGCGACACGCCCGATCACGAATTTCGAGGAATATACCGCGCTCTTGGAACGCTTCGCCTTCCGCTCCGGCCTCGTCATGAAGCCGGTGTTCGCCAAGGCCAAGACCCAGCCGGTTCGCGTGATCTATGCCGAGGGCGAGGACCAGCGCGTGCTGCGCGCGACGCAGGTCGTGCTGGAAGAGAAGCTGGCGCGGCCGATCCTGGTCGGGCGGCCTTCCGTGGTCGAAGCCAGGATCAAGCGGTTCGGCCTCTCGATCAAGGCCGGGCAGGATTTTGACCTCGTCAACCCGGAAGACGATCCGCGCTACCGCTCCTACGTGCAGACCTATATCGACGTGGCTGGAAGGCGCGGCGTCACGCCCGAGGCTGCGCGCACCGTGGTTCGCACCAACAACACCGTGATTGCCGCGCTCGCAGTGGTGCGCGGCGAGGCTGATGCCATGATCTGCGGCGTCGAAGGCCGCTATATGAGCCATCTGCGCCATGTCCGTGAAATCATCGGCTTCCTGCCCGGCGTCAGCGATTTCGCAGCGCTGGCGATGATGATCACCAGCAAGGGTTCCTATTTCATCGCAGATACCCAGGTGCGTCCGAATCCGAGCGCCGAGGAGCTGGCGGAGGTGGCGTCGCTAGCGGCAACCCATGTCCAGCGGTTCAACATGAAGCCACGCGTCGCCTTCGTGTCACATTCCGACTTCGGCAGTTATGATACGGATTCCTCGCGCAAGATGCGCCGTGCCACCGCGCTTCTGAAAGAAAAGCATCCGGAGCTCGAGGCCGACGGCGAGATGCAGGGCGATACCGCGCTCTCGGCCGCCGCGCGAAAACTCGTGCTGCCGCATTCGAACCTGGAAGGCGACGCTAACATCCTGATCATGCCGAACCTCGACACCGCCAACGTCGCCTACCAGATGATCAAGACGCTGGCGGATGCGCTTCCCGTTGGTCCGATCCTGATCGGCCCGGCACGCCCGGCGCACATCCTCACCCCGGGGGTGACGGCGCGCGGCGTCCTCAACATGACGGCGGTCGCCGCCGTCGAAGCCCAGGAGCGCGCCGGCCGCCAGCAGCCAACCTTGTTTGGGTAG
- a CDS encoding DoxX family protein — MPALVTFGRVLFAVLFMYTGATKLFAIQQTADFIASKVTIPAMLAPYTSQLETMAGMPMPQLLAVGVGGFEILAGLMIAVNFGARFFAILLIFFVLATTFYFHDFWNQPAPENAKTLIEALKNLSIIGALFMIAGYGKGPRPNEPAYGDI, encoded by the coding sequence ATGCCAGCGTTAGTCACCTTCGGGCGAGTCCTGTTCGCCGTCCTTTTCATGTACACGGGAGCGACCAAGCTCTTCGCTATACAGCAGACGGCGGACTTTATCGCATCCAAGGTGACCATTCCCGCGATGCTTGCGCCCTATACGTCGCAGCTCGAGACCATGGCCGGCATGCCGATGCCGCAACTACTGGCGGTCGGCGTCGGCGGTTTCGAAATCCTCGCCGGCCTGATGATCGCGGTCAATTTCGGCGCGCGCTTCTTCGCGATCCTCTTGATCTTCTTCGTGCTCGCCACGACCTTCTACTTCCACGATTTCTGGAATCAGCCGGCGCCTGAGAATGCCAAGACGTTGATCGAGGCTCTGAAGAATCTGTCGATCATCGGCGCCCTGTTCATGATCGCGGGATACGGCAAGGGTCCGCGGCCGAACGAGCCGGCTTACGGGGACATCTAA
- a CDS encoding autotransporter outer membrane beta-barrel domain-containing protein — MINSTVSSGATLTNLGSNFLERLGSQSSNGFNRLQRTNPGGGGASESMEAPRYQTWFEGYGNWTKNGAVGEFVGDSRKTWGGVAGIGARVMPGINVGFSIDQSSSAIDIPLALQSATIDLTQLGFTASVDSGPWTWASAVVHGFGNINSRRDTGLGIAAAGYNARLDGVLSEISYYWSKDQGRVVPKAALEYVRARTGSLQEIGGLDPVAATGATVQRARLLIGAEIGHYWIFDGKILDLSGYGKFVDNVVQNFSDVTVTLGAQSLTLQGIGESRYGADAGASASLSLTNTARLYVNYDAKLRAAVQSHQGTVGLELKW, encoded by the coding sequence GTGATCAATTCGACGGTCTCATCGGGCGCGACGCTGACCAATCTCGGCAGCAATTTCCTGGAACGGCTGGGCAGCCAGTCGAGCAACGGCTTCAATCGCCTGCAGCGAACCAATCCCGGCGGCGGCGGCGCCTCCGAGAGCATGGAAGCGCCGCGCTACCAGACCTGGTTCGAAGGCTACGGCAACTGGACCAAGAACGGCGCGGTCGGCGAATTCGTCGGCGACAGCAGAAAGACCTGGGGCGGCGTGGCAGGCATTGGCGCGCGGGTGATGCCGGGCATCAATGTCGGCTTTTCCATCGACCAGAGCAGCTCGGCGATCGACATTCCGCTGGCGCTGCAATCGGCCACCATCGACCTGACTCAGCTCGGGTTCACGGCCTCCGTCGATAGCGGGCCGTGGACCTGGGCCAGCGCGGTCGTGCATGGTTTTGGCAACATCAATTCGCGCCGAGACACGGGGCTCGGGATTGCGGCCGCCGGATACAATGCGCGGCTCGACGGCGTGTTGAGCGAGATCAGCTATTACTGGTCCAAGGACCAGGGCCGCGTCGTGCCCAAGGCCGCACTCGAATATGTCCGCGCGCGGACCGGATCACTGCAGGAGATCGGAGGCCTCGATCCCGTGGCGGCAACAGGCGCCACCGTGCAGCGCGCGCGGCTGCTGATCGGCGCGGAGATCGGCCATTACTGGATCTTCGACGGCAAGATTCTCGACCTGTCGGGCTACGGCAAGTTCGTCGATAATGTCGTGCAGAATTTCTCCGACGTCACCGTCACCCTTGGCGCCCAAAGCCTCACGCTGCAGGGCATCGGCGAGAGCCGGTACGGCGCCGATGCCGGCGCCTCGGCATCGCTGAGCCTGACCAATACCGCGCGGCTCTACGTCAACTACGACGCCAAGCTCCGGGCCGCGGTGCAGTCGCATCAGGGCACGGTGGGGCTTGAGTTGAAGTGGTAG